From the Sphingobium sp. MI1205 genome, one window contains:
- a CDS encoding ABC transporter permease, translating to MNGAGGSRTDLQAMRRFDPKRLWALVFKESLQAMRDPSTLLIAFALPVVLLLLFSYAVSLDVRAVRIGVVQESESASAQSLAAAFAGTRYLDVTFAHDRREVADQVVSGDLRGFVVIPQDFEQRLADRGTRPLVQIIADGSQPNTANYVTNYAQGVVQTWRGGLDGETPRAAVTMEPRYWFNAELESRRALVPGAIAIVMTIIGTMLTALVVAREWERGTMEAVLSTPASVAEILIGKLLPYFALGMLATLGATALAVFVFGVPLRGSLAALLLLSATFMVPALGQGLLISSVTRNQFLAAQIALFSGFLPAFMLSGFLYEIDAMPAPIRAITWAIPARYFVSSLKTVFLAGDIWAVFVPNLLAMGAIGVLFFLLAKRATRKNLE from the coding sequence ATGAACGGCGCGGGCGGATCGCGAACGGACCTTCAAGCCATGCGCCGCTTCGATCCGAAGCGCCTTTGGGCGCTGGTGTTCAAGGAAAGCCTGCAGGCGATGCGCGACCCGTCCACGCTGCTGATCGCCTTCGCCCTTCCGGTCGTGCTGCTGCTGCTGTTTTCCTATGCGGTATCACTCGATGTGCGCGCGGTGCGCATCGGCGTCGTGCAGGAATCCGAATCTGCTTCGGCGCAATCGCTGGCCGCCGCCTTCGCCGGCACCCGTTATCTGGACGTCACCTTCGCCCATGACCGGCGCGAAGTCGCCGACCAGGTCGTCTCGGGCGATTTGCGCGGATTTGTGGTGATCCCGCAGGATTTCGAGCAGCGCCTGGCCGATCGCGGCACGCGGCCTCTGGTGCAGATCATCGCCGACGGTTCGCAGCCCAATACCGCCAACTATGTCACCAACTATGCGCAGGGCGTGGTGCAGACCTGGCGGGGCGGGCTTGATGGCGAGACGCCACGCGCAGCCGTCACGATGGAGCCGCGCTACTGGTTCAACGCCGAACTGGAAAGCCGCCGCGCGCTGGTGCCCGGCGCGATCGCCATCGTCATGACCATCATCGGCACCATGCTGACCGCGCTGGTGGTGGCGCGCGAATGGGAGCGCGGCACGATGGAAGCGGTGCTCTCCACGCCCGCATCGGTCGCGGAGATCCTGATCGGCAAGCTCCTGCCCTATTTTGCGCTCGGCATGCTGGCCACGCTCGGTGCGACCGCGCTGGCGGTCTTCGTGTTCGGCGTGCCGCTGCGCGGATCGCTGGCGGCGCTCCTGCTGCTTTCGGCCACCTTCATGGTGCCGGCGCTGGGCCAAGGGCTGCTGATTTCGTCTGTCACCCGCAACCAGTTCCTGGCCGCGCAGATCGCCTTGTTCTCCGGTTTTCTGCCGGCCTTCATGCTGTCGGGCTTTCTCTATGAGATCGACGCGATGCCCGCGCCGATCCGGGCCATCACCTGGGCGATACCGGCGCGCTATTTCGTCTCTTCGCTAAAAACCGTCTTTCTGGCCGGCGACATCTGGGCCGTCTTCGTGCCGAACCTGCTGGCGATGGGCGCCATCGGCGTCCTGTTTTTCCTCCTGGCCAAGCGCGCCACGCGCAAGAATCTGGAGTGA
- a CDS encoding ABC transporter permease, whose translation MTRHNGYLSFTRLRAQFVKEVLSILRDPRSRMVVFMPPLLQLLVFAFAATLEVRNVDIAVHNQDAGRWSHELIARLDRADFITQVYRVTDGQELGRLIDQGKVIAALDIQPDFSRAIAAGDSGRIQLLIDGRRSNSGQITASYLSAIAAEVGAEANPGTGPATPVAVRNWFNPNLTYRWFIVPGLSGILAFFSALLITSLSIARERELGTFDQLLVSPTSTPEIILSKSLPALVIGTMLGLLMMAAAAGPFRIPFNGSFALLFVSLVLFILSVVGIGLMISAISATQQQAILGAFAIGVPSVLMSGFATPVENMPMLLQWLAQAIPLTHFLVIVEGSFLKAMAPGDIFASLWPLAMIALVSLTMATIFVRGRLQ comes from the coding sequence ATGACGCGGCACAATGGCTATCTCTCTTTCACCCGGCTGCGAGCCCAGTTCGTCAAGGAAGTGCTGAGCATCCTGCGCGATCCGCGCAGCCGCATGGTGGTGTTCATGCCGCCGCTGCTGCAACTGCTGGTGTTCGCCTTCGCCGCGACGCTCGAAGTGCGCAACGTCGATATTGCCGTGCATAATCAGGATGCGGGCCGCTGGTCGCATGAACTGATCGCGCGGCTCGATCGGGCCGACTTCATTACCCAGGTCTATCGCGTGACCGACGGTCAGGAACTGGGACGCCTGATCGACCAGGGCAAGGTGATCGCGGCGCTCGACATCCAGCCGGACTTTTCGCGCGCAATCGCTGCCGGAGACAGCGGCCGTATCCAGCTGTTGATCGACGGCCGGCGCAGCAATTCGGGACAGATCACCGCCAGTTATCTCTCCGCCATCGCCGCCGAAGTCGGCGCGGAGGCCAACCCCGGCACAGGTCCTGCGACGCCAGTGGCGGTACGCAACTGGTTCAATCCCAATCTGACGTATCGCTGGTTCATCGTCCCGGGCCTCTCCGGCATCCTGGCGTTCTTCAGCGCACTGCTCATAACCTCGCTGTCGATCGCCCGTGAACGCGAACTGGGAACCTTCGACCAGTTGCTGGTCTCACCAACCTCCACGCCGGAAATCATCCTGTCCAAATCCTTGCCGGCGCTGGTCATCGGCACCATGCTCGGACTTCTGATGATGGCCGCGGCCGCGGGACCGTTCCGGATTCCGTTCAACGGGTCGTTCGCGCTGCTGTTTGTCAGCCTGGTCCTGTTCATCCTGTCGGTGGTGGGCATCGGTCTGATGATTTCGGCGATCAGCGCGACCCAGCAACAGGCCATCCTGGGCGCCTTCGCCATCGGCGTGCCATCCGTCCTGATGTCGGGATTTGCCACGCCGGTCGAGAACATGCCCATGCTGCTGCAATGGCTGGCGCAGGCGATTCCACTCACCCATTTCCTGGTCATCGTCGAGGGCAGCTTTCTCAAAGCCATGGCGCCGGGCGACATATTTGCCAGCCTCTGGCCATTGGCGATGATCGCCCTGGTGTCGCTCACCATGGCCACCATCTTCGTTCGAGGACGCCTGCAATGA
- a CDS encoding efflux transporter outer membrane subunit — MRSPRHSHAPSLSDTGGRSPRWSRYAILIAGCSSLTACMVGPNYRAPPAVDTGSGWSRPVGEASAPTDLDRWWRALGDPELERLVDTALAQNLDIRQATARIDEARALRDRAAGRQLPTVSAGASVNQRRQSENGPLPVGSIPGLDASQTIYDAGFDAAWELDLFGANRRALEGANARLQASEAEAQGVRMRIAAEVARAWFEATGAREELRAQRATVATLHQTLELMRGRAALGDVAGADVDATHERWAAANALLPGIEARQRAAVLGLGVLLGSPPERELKLLDATASSLILPALPVGERADILRRRPDVLAAERRLAASTADIGVATTELFPKLSIAAGGGFQALSTGDWFDTSSTRYSILPLISWRLFDGGRVRAEIRAREAVQRQAALGYEQAVLAALGDAERALSDYDAGRDALARRQTALDAARRSVGHAEARFAAGDIAGIELLAAERLLHEAETACARAHATTAVQLVALYKAIGGGWDLPDAPTSKHVSIGATVGEGQ, encoded by the coding sequence ATGAGATCGCCCCGCCACAGTCATGCGCCGTCATTGTCTGATACGGGCGGACGTTCCCCGCGATGGTCGCGCTACGCAATATTGATAGCTGGCTGCAGTTCGTTGACGGCCTGTATGGTCGGCCCCAACTACCGGGCGCCACCTGCCGTTGACACGGGTAGTGGCTGGAGCCGGCCGGTTGGGGAAGCGTCGGCGCCAACGGACCTGGACCGCTGGTGGAGGGCCCTGGGCGATCCCGAACTGGAGAGGCTGGTCGATACCGCACTGGCGCAAAATCTCGATATCCGTCAAGCCACCGCACGGATCGACGAGGCGCGCGCGCTGCGAGACCGCGCCGCTGGCCGGCAACTGCCCACGGTTTCTGCTGGCGCCAGTGTGAACCAGCGTCGGCAAAGCGAGAACGGCCCGCTGCCCGTTGGGTCCATTCCCGGCCTCGATGCGTCTCAGACGATCTACGATGCCGGCTTCGACGCGGCCTGGGAACTCGACCTGTTCGGCGCGAACCGGCGGGCGCTGGAAGGCGCGAACGCCCGCTTGCAGGCAAGTGAAGCGGAGGCGCAGGGCGTGCGTATGCGGATCGCGGCCGAAGTCGCACGCGCATGGTTCGAGGCGACCGGCGCCAGAGAAGAATTACGCGCGCAGCGGGCGACGGTGGCGACGCTGCACCAGACGCTGGAACTCATGCGCGGTCGCGCGGCGCTCGGCGATGTTGCCGGTGCCGACGTGGACGCAACCCATGAACGCTGGGCCGCCGCCAACGCCCTGCTGCCGGGCATAGAGGCGCGGCAGCGTGCGGCAGTGCTCGGCCTTGGTGTCCTGCTCGGCTCACCGCCGGAACGTGAACTCAAGCTGCTCGATGCAACTGCATCGTCTCTCATACTGCCGGCGCTGCCCGTGGGGGAACGGGCCGATATATTGCGGCGTCGCCCCGATGTTCTGGCTGCCGAACGGCGCCTCGCCGCCAGCACCGCCGATATCGGCGTGGCGACCACCGAACTGTTTCCCAAGCTCTCTATCGCAGCGGGCGGCGGATTTCAGGCGCTTAGCACGGGCGACTGGTTCGACACCTCCAGCACCCGCTACTCCATCCTGCCGCTCATTTCCTGGCGCTTGTTCGACGGCGGCCGCGTGCGCGCGGAGATACGCGCGCGGGAGGCCGTTCAGCGGCAGGCCGCGCTGGGCTATGAACAGGCCGTCCTGGCCGCATTGGGCGACGCGGAGCGCGCCTTGAGCGACTATGACGCCGGACGCGATGCGCTCGCGCGGCGTCAAACGGCGCTGGACGCTGCGCGTCGAAGTGTCGGCCACGCCGAGGCCCGTTTTGCCGCCGGCGATATCGCGGGGATTGAACTGCTTGCGGCCGAGCGCCTCCTGCACGAAGCTGAAACCGCCTGTGCCCGCGCGCATGCCACAACGGCGGTGCAACTGGTGGCGTTGTACAAGGCGATCGGTGGGGGCTGGGACTTGCCCGATGCGCCGACTTCCAAACACGTTTCAATTGGTGCCACAGTGGGAGAAGGGCAATGA
- a CDS encoding class I SAM-dependent methyltransferase, with amino-acid sequence MNDADGNSKEPAAHDWAGEAGTRWLAQLDRFESMIEPIGAALLARAAYVAGEKVVDIGCGGGWTTRRIAERTGNTGLALGLDISPELVAAATDRAQRAGLANIRFEQGDAATAMPEEAPFDRLHSRFGTMFFPEPYAAFANLRRMLRAGGRLDIAVWAPIADNPWQRNVMAAIRRHIDLPTPQPREPGPFALGEQDYVTDLLQSAGFCDISFDAWTGEQRVGGPGSDPESATRFVLDGMQVGDLVRASGDDTRAAVHRSLVELFERNCDNEGVRMGAKAWLVSARA; translated from the coding sequence ATGAATGACGCTGACGGGAACAGCAAGGAACCGGCCGCGCACGACTGGGCGGGGGAAGCGGGCACACGCTGGCTCGCCCAGCTCGACCGTTTCGAGAGCATGATCGAACCGATCGGCGCAGCGCTGCTCGCGCGAGCAGCCTATGTTGCCGGGGAGAAGGTGGTCGATATCGGCTGCGGCGGCGGCTGGACGACGAGGCGGATCGCCGAAAGGACGGGCAACACGGGATTGGCGCTCGGCCTCGACATATCGCCCGAACTGGTGGCGGCGGCAACGGATCGGGCGCAGCGCGCCGGTCTTGCCAACATCCGCTTCGAACAAGGCGACGCCGCGACGGCCATGCCCGAAGAAGCCCCCTTCGACCGGCTGCATTCCCGCTTCGGCACGATGTTCTTTCCCGAACCCTATGCCGCATTCGCCAATCTGCGCCGGATGCTGCGTGCCGGTGGACGGCTCGACATCGCGGTGTGGGCGCCGATCGCCGACAATCCGTGGCAGCGCAATGTCATGGCCGCGATCCGCCGGCATATCGACCTGCCCACGCCGCAGCCGCGCGAGCCCGGCCCCTTCGCGCTGGGCGAGCAGGATTATGTCACCGATCTTCTGCAAAGCGCCGGCTTCTGTGACATATCGTTCGACGCCTGGACGGGCGAGCAGCGCGTCGGCGGACCCGGCAGCGATCCCGAGAGCGCCACCCGCTTCGTGCTCGACGGCATGCAGGTCGGCGATCTCGTCCGGGCGAGCGGGGACGACACACGCGCAGCCGTTCACCGCAGCCTGGTCGAACTGTTCGAGCGCAATTGCGATAATGAAGGTGTTCGCATGGGCGCGAAAGCCTGGCTGGTGAGCGCCCGCGCGTGA
- a CDS encoding TolC family protein — translation MRSPIILGALVALLTPAGALAQRADLPPSEKVAEALDNHPAVAAARARVDAARADRDMLAKGTHEIAVTGSYVRRSVDREGGYDEFDATIARPFRLPGKAALDREAGALGIEVAENRMEDARHQTALLLSGYWNDWLVAGALYRNDLDTVRWLEKELSALRRRVALRDAAALDVDQAMAAMAQAQAQAANSLAAREQARVALAANFPEIPLPIEPPETSVAMVPAQRLAAMRDLVIERSHEIRAAEREAQRLAVVAQRVRADRIADPSFGVRLFSERSGMEQGAGVVMSMPLGGGHRRAAADRASAEGNAAQLEHMSVQRTVRAIADADLSSATLRLEAWKNTDLSAQSAASALARTERGYQLGQIDLADLLYARRQAGEARRSEIMARSEAARALLKLEIDSHSLWVVHDEDGG, via the coding sequence ATGAGATCGCCGATCATCCTCGGGGCGCTTGTCGCATTGCTCACACCCGCTGGGGCGCTTGCCCAGCGCGCCGATTTGCCGCCGAGCGAAAAGGTTGCCGAAGCGCTGGACAATCATCCGGCCGTGGCGGCCGCGCGGGCACGGGTGGACGCCGCCCGTGCCGACCGCGACATGCTGGCGAAGGGGACCCATGAGATTGCCGTTACCGGCAGCTATGTTCGCCGCAGCGTGGACAGGGAAGGCGGCTATGACGAGTTCGACGCCACGATCGCCCGACCGTTCCGCCTGCCGGGCAAGGCGGCGCTCGATCGCGAGGCGGGCGCCCTGGGCATAGAGGTCGCGGAAAACCGGATGGAGGATGCCCGGCATCAGACGGCTTTGCTGCTCTCCGGCTATTGGAACGACTGGCTGGTCGCCGGCGCGCTGTATCGCAACGACCTCGATACGGTGCGCTGGCTGGAAAAGGAGCTGTCCGCGCTGCGCCGGCGCGTGGCGCTGCGCGATGCGGCGGCGCTCGATGTTGATCAGGCCATGGCGGCAATGGCTCAGGCCCAGGCCCAGGCCGCGAACTCGCTCGCGGCGCGCGAACAGGCGCGTGTGGCGCTTGCCGCGAATTTTCCAGAAATACCGCTGCCCATCGAGCCGCCGGAAACGTCCGTCGCGATGGTTCCGGCCCAGAGACTTGCGGCGATGCGGGATCTGGTGATCGAACGCAGCCATGAAATCCGCGCCGCCGAGCGCGAGGCGCAGCGGCTGGCGGTCGTTGCGCAGCGTGTTCGCGCGGACCGGATTGCCGATCCGTCCTTCGGCGTCCGGCTGTTCAGTGAGCGGAGCGGCATGGAGCAGGGCGCGGGGGTGGTCATGTCGATGCCGCTGGGCGGCGGTCACAGACGCGCGGCGGCGGACCGGGCTTCCGCGGAAGGCAATGCCGCGCAGCTTGAGCATATGTCCGTCCAGCGGACCGTGAGGGCCATCGCGGATGCCGATCTGTCCAGCGCCACATTGCGGCTGGAGGCGTGGAAAAACACGGATCTGTCAGCGCAAAGCGCCGCTAGTGCGCTGGCCCGAACCGAACGTGGCTACCAGCTCGGCCAGATCGACCTTGCCGACCTGCTCTATGCCCGCCGTCAGGCGGGTGAAGCGCGCCGGTCCGAGATCATGGCGCGATCGGAAGCGGCCCGCGCCCTGCTCAAGCTGGAAATCGATTCGCATAGCCTGTGGGTGGTTCACGATGAGGATGGCGGTTGA
- a CDS encoding DUF3240 family protein, translating into MADILLTFHCASHDADSVTDALRAACDAPIHIAEQAVRGWDFGDASTAERVSGLLRRNALELIVDEDALGTLVDAVTQSKRSLPVRWHVVPVSARGRIA; encoded by the coding sequence ATGGCTGACATCCTGCTGACCTTCCATTGCGCCTCGCATGACGCCGATAGCGTGACTGACGCACTCCGCGCCGCCTGCGACGCGCCGATCCATATCGCCGAGCAGGCGGTGCGCGGCTGGGACTTCGGCGACGCCAGCACGGCGGAACGGGTGTCGGGCCTTCTGCGCCGCAACGCGCTGGAACTGATTGTCGATGAGGACGCTCTGGGGACACTGGTTGACGCGGTCACCCAATCGAAGCGGTCGCTGCCAGTGCGCTGGCACGTAGTCCCGGTGTCAGCCCGGGGGAGGATCGCATGA
- a CDS encoding efflux RND transporter permease subunit: MLRSLVAASLSWRLLVLALALAVAGLGAWAFVTLPVDAYPNIAQTQVKVILKAPGMTPEEVESRVITPIEMEMLGIPDQAILRSTAKYAIADITIDFVDGTDIYWARQQVAERLSSVLPDLPASVSGGLAPISTPLSDIYMFTIEGPLSLQQKRELLDWTIRPALRTVPGVADVNALGGFVRTFEVRPDPVALAAAGLSIADIQTAIESGNRNDGAGRLKSGEESLIVRAVGAIRSVEDLQQLVVQSRNDRIVRLGDLATVGTGSLTRYGAVSKNGQAEAVQGLVIALRGADARQVVDGVRTRLAEIESTLPTGTHVDVFYDRSDLIARAVGTVEKALLEAAVLVVVLLILFLGDWRAAAIVAATLPLAALITFLFMQGMGLSANLMSLGGLAIAIGLLVDGSIVVVENIVERLGRAHEEGTPRLNLVYQAASEVIVPVSAGIAIIALVFLPLLSLQGLEGKLFAPVALTIVFALAGSLLLALTLVPVLASFGLKSGHHGEPWLMRQLGPRYRGLLDGAFARKRLVYGLSAAGLVIAGIAYGAVGKTFMPTMDEGSIIVQLTKLPSIDLDQSVQGDMAAQRALMRVPEVQDVIARVGSDEIGLDPMSPNETDSFVRLKPRSEWRGDKDLIVEDMRKAMAGLPGIEPSFTQPIEMRVSEMLTGARGDLAVKIFGPDLATLGDLAGQVQEILSNVDGASEVLTVANDSVDYLQLDIDRAAAGRFGMPVDQIQDALRAQIEGVHVGVVADGQKRVPIVIRGDETLRADPARFTDLQLHTPAGIVARVSDMARIERTEGPVKLDHENGSRFALVQAFVSGRDLVGYVDEAKAEVGAKVKLPAGYSIVWGGQFENQQRASARLAVVIPIALLLIFFVLLATLRSMRASVLILVNIPFAMVGGIVSLWASGEYLSVPASVGFIALLGIAVLNGLVMVTYFRQLRADGRSMTETVRLGAERRRRPVLMTASITAFGLVPLLFATGPGSEIQRPLAIVVIGGLITSTLLTLILLPILFERFGESAGETDNG, from the coding sequence ATGTTGCGTTCGCTAGTCGCCGCCTCGCTGTCCTGGCGTCTGCTCGTTCTCGCGCTCGCCCTCGCGGTTGCAGGGCTTGGCGCCTGGGCCTTCGTGACGCTGCCGGTCGATGCCTATCCGAACATCGCCCAGACGCAGGTGAAAGTCATCCTGAAGGCGCCGGGCATGACCCCCGAGGAGGTGGAGAGCCGCGTCATCACGCCGATCGAGATGGAAATGCTCGGTATTCCCGATCAGGCCATCCTGCGATCCACCGCCAAATATGCCATTGCCGACATCACCATAGATTTTGTCGACGGCACCGACATCTATTGGGCGCGTCAGCAGGTTGCCGAACGCCTGTCGAGCGTGTTGCCCGATCTGCCCGCGTCGGTCAGCGGCGGCCTTGCCCCGATTTCCACACCGCTTTCGGACATTTACATGTTCACAATCGAGGGACCGCTCTCGCTTCAGCAAAAGCGTGAACTGCTCGACTGGACCATCCGCCCCGCGCTTCGCACCGTGCCGGGCGTCGCCGATGTGAACGCGCTGGGCGGCTTTGTGCGAACCTTCGAAGTCCGCCCCGATCCCGTTGCGCTTGCGGCGGCAGGCCTCTCGATCGCGGACATCCAGACGGCGATTGAAAGCGGCAACCGTAACGATGGCGCGGGACGGCTGAAAAGCGGCGAGGAATCGCTGATCGTGCGCGCGGTCGGCGCAATCCGGTCGGTCGAGGATCTACAGCAACTGGTGGTTCAAAGCCGCAACGACCGCATCGTTCGGCTGGGCGATCTGGCGACGGTCGGAACCGGCAGCCTGACGCGCTATGGCGCGGTCAGCAAAAACGGTCAGGCCGAAGCGGTTCAGGGGCTGGTGATCGCCCTGCGCGGCGCCGATGCGCGGCAGGTGGTGGATGGTGTCCGCACCCGCCTTGCGGAAATCGAAAGCACATTGCCCACAGGCACCCATGTCGATGTTTTTTACGACCGCTCCGACCTGATCGCGCGCGCCGTCGGCACGGTCGAGAAAGCCTTGCTCGAAGCGGCCGTCCTTGTCGTCGTGCTGCTCATCCTGTTCCTTGGCGACTGGCGTGCGGCGGCGATTGTCGCCGCCACTCTGCCGCTGGCGGCGCTCATCACCTTCCTCTTCATGCAGGGCATGGGCCTTTCGGCCAATCTCATGAGCCTTGGCGGTCTTGCCATCGCCATCGGCCTGCTGGTCGACGGGTCGATCGTGGTGGTGGAAAATATCGTCGAACGGCTCGGCCGGGCACACGAGGAGGGAACCCCGCGCCTCAACCTCGTCTATCAGGCGGCAAGTGAAGTCATCGTGCCGGTCTCGGCCGGTATCGCCATCATCGCACTGGTGTTCCTGCCGCTGCTGTCGCTGCAGGGCCTTGAAGGCAAATTGTTCGCGCCGGTTGCGCTCACCATCGTCTTTGCGCTGGCCGGCTCGCTCCTGCTCGCGCTCACGCTCGTTCCGGTGCTTGCATCCTTCGGCCTGAAAAGCGGCCATCATGGTGAGCCGTGGCTGATGCGCCAGCTTGGTCCCCGCTACCGGGGTCTCCTCGATGGCGCCTTCGCGCGCAAGCGGCTGGTTTATGGACTATCGGCGGCAGGGCTGGTCATCGCCGGCATCGCCTATGGCGCGGTCGGCAAGACCTTCATGCCGACGATGGATGAAGGCTCTATCATCGTCCAGCTCACCAAGCTGCCCTCCATCGATCTTGACCAGTCGGTTCAGGGCGACATGGCCGCGCAGCGCGCATTGATGCGCGTGCCGGAAGTGCAGGACGTGATCGCGCGCGTCGGATCGGACGAAATCGGACTTGATCCGATGAGCCCCAATGAGACCGACAGCTTCGTCCGCCTGAAGCCGCGCTCCGAATGGCGCGGCGACAAGGATCTCATCGTCGAGGATATGCGCAAGGCGATGGCAGGCCTGCCCGGCATCGAGCCGAGTTTCACCCAGCCGATCGAGATGCGGGTTTCCGAAATGCTGACCGGTGCGCGCGGCGATCTTGCCGTCAAGATTTTCGGGCCGGATCTGGCGACGCTGGGCGATCTCGCGGGTCAGGTGCAGGAGATTCTGTCAAACGTCGATGGCGCATCCGAAGTGCTGACCGTCGCCAATGACAGCGTAGACTATCTCCAGCTCGACATCGACCGCGCCGCCGCCGGGCGCTTCGGCATGCCGGTCGACCAGATACAGGATGCGTTGCGCGCGCAGATCGAAGGCGTCCATGTCGGCGTCGTCGCCGATGGCCAGAAGCGCGTGCCGATCGTCATTCGCGGCGATGAGACGCTGCGCGCCGATCCCGCCCGCTTTACCGATCTGCAATTGCACACGCCCGCCGGAATTGTCGCCCGGGTCAGCGACATGGCGCGGATCGAGCGGACAGAGGGGCCGGTCAAGCTTGACCATGAGAACGGGTCGCGCTTCGCGCTGGTGCAGGCGTTCGTCTCCGGGCGCGATCTGGTCGGCTATGTCGATGAAGCGAAGGCCGAGGTCGGCGCGAAGGTCAAACTGCCCGCCGGCTACAGCATCGTCTGGGGCGGGCAGTTCGAAAACCAGCAGCGCGCCTCGGCCCGGCTGGCGGTCGTGATCCCGATCGCGCTGCTCCTGATCTTCTTCGTTCTGCTGGCGACGCTGCGCTCGATGCGCGCCTCGGTGCTCATCCTTGTCAACATCCCCTTCGCCATGGTCGGCGGGATCGTCTCGCTCTGGGCTTCGGGAGAATATCTGTCGGTTCCCGCCTCGGTGGGCTTTATCGCCCTGCTCGGCATCGCGGTGCTCAACGGACTGGTCATGGTCACCTATTTCCGCCAGCTCCGCGCCGATGGGCGGAGCATGACCGAGACGGTGCGCCTCGGCGCCGAACGGCGCCGGCGTCCCGTCCTGATGACCGCCAGCATCACGGCCTTCGGCCTTGTGCCGCTGCTGTTCGCGACCGGCCCGGGATCGGAGATCCAGCGCCCCCTCGCCATCGTCGTGATCGGCGGCCTCATCACCTCCACCCTGCTGACGCTCATTCTGCTGCCGATCCTGTTCGAGCGTTTCGGCGAAAGCGCGGGAGAAACCGACAATGGCTGA
- a CDS encoding efflux RND transporter periplasmic adaptor subunit has protein sequence MSKRNYLLAGVAVIVLVLGVWWFAGSGTAPEPSLQPAEAGKAAPGILPVDRKQAAQLGIRLVPAIAAIEAPIAVIPAVIQPPANARVAVAATFPGVVMRTLVVEGDTVRQGQPLAIISSRDVLTMGADLTRANARAGVARSNAARLSQLAREGIIAGARADEANALAAEAGADVAEKARILKMVNGVGASGTYTLTAPIAGRVTTASVQTGNPVDGTTAPYVIDAANRYEVVGQLPERLVGTARPGMTVLIEPDIAGRVTAVGSTIDPATRSVVLKAEIPAGPGIIAGRATSMSLSGPAPAGAVSVPSGAIAMIGDKTIVFVATGGGYAIRDVTLGGSGGGSVEGQTVLLSGVRPGEQVVISGTSALKALALSR, from the coding sequence ATGTCGAAGCGGAACTATCTCCTTGCCGGCGTTGCCGTCATTGTGCTGGTGCTTGGTGTCTGGTGGTTTGCCGGATCCGGCACGGCCCCTGAGCCCAGCCTCCAACCCGCTGAAGCCGGGAAAGCGGCGCCGGGCATATTGCCGGTTGATCGCAAACAGGCCGCGCAGCTCGGTATCCGCCTTGTGCCCGCCATCGCCGCGATTGAAGCGCCCATCGCCGTCATTCCGGCGGTGATCCAGCCGCCCGCCAACGCGCGCGTGGCGGTGGCCGCAACGTTTCCCGGCGTGGTCATGCGGACGCTGGTGGTCGAAGGTGATACGGTCCGGCAGGGCCAGCCGCTTGCGATCATTTCCAGCCGCGATGTGTTGACCATGGGGGCCGACCTCACCCGCGCCAATGCGCGGGCGGGCGTGGCGCGGTCGAACGCGGCCCGGCTCTCGCAGCTTGCCCGCGAAGGCATCATCGCTGGCGCGCGCGCCGATGAAGCCAATGCGCTGGCGGCCGAAGCGGGCGCGGATGTCGCCGAAAAGGCGCGCATCCTCAAAATGGTCAATGGCGTGGGCGCGAGCGGCACTTATACGCTGACCGCGCCGATCGCGGGGCGCGTCACGACCGCCAGCGTCCAGACGGGCAATCCGGTGGACGGAACCACCGCGCCTTACGTGATCGACGCCGCCAACCGCTATGAGGTTGTCGGCCAGTTGCCCGAACGGCTCGTCGGCACGGCCCGCCCGGGCATGACCGTATTGATCGAGCCCGACATCGCCGGCCGGGTCACGGCCGTGGGGTCGACGATAGACCCTGCCACCCGCTCGGTCGTTCTCAAGGCCGAGATTCCTGCCGGGCCGGGCATCATCGCCGGCCGCGCGACCAGCATGTCGCTGTCCGGCCCAGCCCCGGCCGGTGCCGTCAGCGTGCCTTCTGGTGCGATCGCCATGATCGGGGACAAGACTATCGTCTTCGTCGCCACTGGCGGCGGATATGCGATCCGCGACGTAACGCTGGGTGGATCTGGGGGCGGTTCCGTCGAGGGACAAACCGTGCTGCTTTCAGGCGTCAGGCCGGGCGAGCAGGTGGTCATTTCCGGCACGAGCGCACTCAAGGCGCTCGCCTTGTCGCGATAG